A single window of Flavobacterium aestivum DNA harbors:
- a CDS encoding YceI family protein — MKNLKLISIALLVLFSFNKGIAQSYKIDPVKSVVNWTGKKITGQHEGVVLFKDGILLLKNKKVAGGNFTVNMKSLSNTDQTGTSKQKLEGHLRSEDFFSVDNYPTATLVIKSIADKGKNTYLINADLTIKGITNSNQFDLVIVNANKATAKLTVDRTKYDIKYGSGSYFDDLGDKTIYDDFELNVVLVY; from the coding sequence ATGAAAAACCTAAAATTAATTAGTATAGCTCTACTGGTTCTTTTTTCATTTAATAAAGGAATAGCTCAATCGTATAAAATAGACCCTGTAAAAAGTGTTGTTAACTGGACTGGGAAAAAAATTACTGGACAACATGAAGGTGTTGTTCTTTTCAAAGATGGTATACTTCTTTTAAAAAACAAAAAAGTAGCTGGAGGAAATTTTACGGTAAACATGAAAAGTTTATCTAATACTGATCAAACAGGGACCTCCAAACAAAAATTAGAAGGTCATTTAAGATCTGAAGATTTTTTTAGTGTCGATAATTACCCTACAGCAACTTTGGTTATTAAAAGTATTGCTGATAAAGGGAAAAATACTTATTTGATAAATGCGGATTTAACCATCAAAGGGATTACCAACTCGAATCAATTTGATTTAGTAATTGTAAACGCAAATAAGGCTACAGCCAAATTAACAGTAGATCGAACCAAATATGATATTAAGTATGGCTCAGGAAGTTATTTTGATGATTTAGGAGATAAAACGATATATGATGATTTCGAATTAAACGTGGTATTAGTCTATTAA
- a CDS encoding four helix bundle protein, translating to MTKSFEEFDVYKKGISLAKLIFELVNNKTFEKEFGFKDQIKRAVISITNNIAEGSEYNNNKQLIRYLKISKGSCAEVRSMLILSRELGFCSQTEIEESYKTSIEISQNLSNFIKYLNTKIKD from the coding sequence ATGACAAAATCGTTCGAAGAGTTTGATGTTTATAAAAAAGGAATTTCATTAGCAAAATTGATTTTTGAATTGGTAAACAACAAAACCTTTGAAAAAGAATTTGGTTTTAAAGATCAAATAAAAAGAGCTGTTATTTCGATAACCAATAATATTGCAGAAGGGTCAGAATACAATAACAATAAGCAACTTATCAGATATTTAAAAATCTCAAAAGGGAGTTGCGCAGAAGTTAGAAGTATGCTAATATTATCTCGGGAACTTGGATTTTGTTCCCAAACGGAAATTGAAGAAAGCTACAAAACAAGTATAGAAATATCGCAAAATTTATCAAATTTTATAAAATATCTAAATACTAAAATCAAAGACTAA
- the trpD gene encoding anthranilate phosphoribosyltransferase: MKNILNRLINHEMLSREEAKNVLVNISNGSYNPSQISAFLTVYMMRSISIDELAGFRDALLELCIRVDLSAYNAIDLCGTGGDGKDTFNISTLASFIAAGAGIKVAKHGNYGVSSISGSSNVMEKLGVKFSNDSDFIEKCIDKAGIAILHAPLFHPAMKNVGPIRKELAVKTFFNMLGPIVNPSFPKNQLVGVFNLELARMYAYLYQNTDVNFTILHSLDGYDEVSLTGPTKIITSTMEGILNPNDFGTRLLDQSEIEGGKTIEESAEMFMNIISGQGNEAQNNVVCANAGIAISTVTKCTPLEGFELAKESLLSGKGLAALNKLKELSK; the protein is encoded by the coding sequence ATGAAAAACATATTAAATAGACTTATCAATCACGAAATGCTCTCGAGAGAAGAGGCTAAAAACGTATTGGTTAATATCTCAAATGGGAGTTACAATCCAAGTCAGATTTCTGCATTTTTGACTGTATATATGATGCGAAGCATTAGTATAGATGAATTAGCGGGTTTTAGAGATGCACTTTTAGAATTGTGTATTCGAGTAGATCTATCCGCTTACAACGCTATCGATTTGTGCGGTACTGGAGGTGACGGAAAAGACACTTTCAACATTTCAACTTTGGCATCCTTTATTGCTGCGGGAGCGGGAATAAAAGTAGCTAAGCATGGTAATTACGGTGTTTCCTCTATTTCTGGTTCCAGTAACGTGATGGAGAAATTGGGAGTAAAATTCAGTAATGACAGTGACTTTATCGAAAAATGCATTGACAAAGCAGGGATTGCTATCTTACATGCCCCCTTATTTCACCCTGCCATGAAAAATGTAGGACCAATAAGAAAAGAATTGGCCGTAAAAACATTCTTCAATATGTTGGGCCCTATAGTAAATCCATCGTTTCCAAAAAACCAATTGGTTGGTGTTTTTAATCTTGAATTAGCCAGAATGTATGCCTACTTGTATCAAAATACCGATGTGAATTTTACGATTTTACATTCTTTAGACGGTTATGATGAAGTGTCTCTAACAGGACCTACAAAAATTATAACCAGCACTATGGAAGGAATATTGAATCCTAATGATTTTGGTACTCGTCTTTTAGATCAAAGCGAAATCGAAGGCGGAAAAACCATCGAAGAATCGGCTGAAATGTTTATGAATATTATATCCGGACAAGGTAATGAAGCCCAAAACAATGTCGTTTGTGCCAATGCCGGAATAGCAATTTCAACTGTTACCAAATGCACACCTCTCGAAGGTTTTGAATTAGCGAAAGAAAGTTTACTCTCTGGGAAAGGATTAGCAGCATTAAATAAATTGAAAGAGTTAAGTAAATAA
- a CDS encoding GNAT family N-acetyltransferase: MDIRISDTRNINLEDILALYKANKWSSADKPTQLYNGLLNSETLITAWEDKKLVGLGNAISDGHLTVYYPHLLVLPEYHGKGIGKMIFDKMQEKYREFHMQMLTADGKSVDFYKKNGFERAGNTEPMWIYQGNEH; the protein is encoded by the coding sequence ATGGATATACGAATTTCAGACACCAGAAATATAAATCTTGAAGATATTTTAGCTCTTTACAAAGCAAATAAATGGAGTTCTGCCGATAAACCAACACAATTATACAACGGTCTGTTGAATTCAGAAACATTAATAACCGCTTGGGAAGACAAAAAATTAGTTGGACTAGGGAATGCTATTTCTGATGGGCATTTAACCGTTTATTATCCGCATTTACTGGTACTTCCGGAATATCACGGCAAAGGAATAGGAAAAATGATTTTTGACAAAATGCAGGAGAAATATCGTGAATTCCATATGCAAATGTTAACAGCAGATGGAAAATCAGTCGATTTCTATAAAAAGAATGGTTTTGAACGAGCAGGAAACACAGAACCTATGTGGATTTATCAAGGAAATGAACACTGA
- a CDS encoding tautomerase family protein has protein sequence MGQIKIFGIRQELHPIRERISVILQECMFEAFQYPKEKRAHRFIYIDEDSFFYFEGRTKKHTLIEISAFEGRSIEAKKKLHQLIFEKFEKELQISTMDVEITIFETPMHNWGIRGKSGDELALNYKVNI, from the coding sequence ATGGGACAAATTAAAATATTTGGAATCAGGCAAGAATTACATCCTATTCGGGAACGAATATCCGTAATTTTACAAGAATGCATGTTTGAAGCGTTTCAATATCCTAAAGAAAAAAGAGCACATCGTTTCATTTATATAGACGAAGATAGCTTTTTCTATTTTGAAGGCAGAACAAAAAAACACACTCTTATAGAAATAAGTGCTTTTGAAGGAAGAAGTATCGAAGCCAAAAAAAAGTTACATCAACTTATTTTTGAGAAATTCGAAAAGGAATTACAAATTTCAACAATGGATGTCGAGATCACCATATTTGAAACTCCAATGCACAATTGGGGAATTCGAGGAAAAAGCGGAGATGAGTTAGCATTAAATTACAAAGTTAATATTTAG
- a CDS encoding anthranilate synthase component I family protein, which produces MKTYKLQTNYKQILADTITPVSVYFKIRDKFPNSLLLESSDYHGSDNSFSYICCNPIASIKIENETIYKTFPDGNSQTIAIDANTNIPEIIQEFSGQFQSDKNGFKFINNGLFGYISYDAVRYFEKVTIAKKENSNSIPDVYYAVYQNIIAINHFKNEAYIFCHSLDGKNNISEIEQLLQSRNIASYKFSKEGEGFSNLTDEEFKQNVALAKKHCFRGDVFQLVLSRRFTQGFKGDEFNVYRALRSINPSPYLFFFDYGDFKIFGSSPETQIIVKNKKAEIHPIAGTFKRTGDDEKDAVLAKKLSEDKKENSEHVMLVDLARNDLSRNGHNVNVEKYREVQFFSHVIHLVSKVTGILHEKASTMQVVADTFPAGTLSGAPKHRAMQLIEDYEKTNRNFYGGAIGFMDFEGNFNHAIMIRTFLSKNHQLHSQAGAGIVASSDEESEMQEVYNKLLALNKALDLAETI; this is translated from the coding sequence ATGAAAACCTATAAACTACAAACAAACTACAAACAAATTCTGGCTGATACCATTACACCAGTTAGTGTTTATTTCAAAATCAGGGATAAATTCCCAAACAGCTTGCTATTAGAAAGTAGCGATTATCATGGGAGTGACAACAGTTTTTCCTATATCTGTTGCAACCCTATAGCTTCAATAAAAATTGAAAACGAAACCATCTATAAAACTTTTCCTGACGGAAATTCCCAAACAATTGCCATAGATGCCAACACTAATATTCCGGAAATAATTCAAGAATTTTCAGGGCAATTCCAATCGGATAAAAATGGTTTCAAATTTATCAATAACGGATTGTTTGGATACATTTCTTATGATGCAGTTCGTTATTTTGAAAAAGTAACTATTGCCAAAAAAGAAAACAGCAATTCTATTCCTGATGTGTATTATGCGGTTTACCAAAACATTATTGCCATCAACCATTTCAAAAATGAAGCTTATATTTTCTGTCACAGTCTTGACGGAAAAAATAATATATCCGAAATAGAACAATTATTACAATCCAGAAACATAGCTTCCTATAAATTCTCAAAAGAAGGTGAAGGTTTTTCTAATCTAACCGATGAAGAATTCAAACAAAATGTGGCTTTAGCCAAAAAGCATTGCTTCCGTGGTGATGTGTTTCAATTGGTTTTATCCAGAAGATTTACCCAAGGCTTCAAAGGTGATGAATTTAATGTTTATAGAGCCTTAAGAAGCATCAACCCATCTCCTTACCTATTCTTTTTTGATTATGGTGATTTCAAAATTTTTGGTTCTTCACCAGAAACCCAAATTATTGTCAAAAACAAAAAAGCCGAAATTCATCCAATAGCAGGAACTTTCAAACGAACTGGCGATGATGAAAAAGACGCTGTTCTTGCCAAAAAATTATCAGAAGACAAAAAAGAAAATAGCGAACACGTAATGCTAGTAGATTTGGCTCGAAATGATTTAAGCAGAAATGGTCATAATGTTAATGTAGAAAAATACAGAGAAGTACAGTTTTTCTCTCATGTTATCCATTTAGTTTCTAAAGTGACAGGGATTTTACACGAAAAAGCATCGACAATGCAAGTAGTTGCAGATACTTTTCCAGCTGGTACTTTAAGCGGAGCCCCGAAACACAGAGCCATGCAATTGATAGAAGATTACGAAAAAACAAACCGCAATTTTTATGGAGGTGCCATTGGTTTTATGGATTTTGAAGGCAACTTCAATCATGCCATTATGATTCGAACTTTCTTGAGTAAAAACCACCAGTTACACTCTCAAGCTGGTGCCGGAATTGTAGCTAGCTCTGATGAGGAAAGCGAAATGCAAGAAGTATATAACAAATTACTGGCGTTGAATAAAGCCTTGGATTTAGCAGAAACAATTTAA
- a CDS encoding anthranilate synthase component II: protein MKKILVIDNYDSFTYNLVHYLEDLDCEVTVYRNDEFDIDEIAIFDKILLSPGPGIPDEAGLLKEVIQKYAPTKSIFGVCLGQQAIGEVFGGTLSNLDKVYHGVSTLVKTVVDDELLFEGLGNEFEVGRYHSWVVDANLPDTLEATSFDENGQVMSLRHKTYDVRGVQFHPESVLTPNGKKMLENWIKS, encoded by the coding sequence ATGAAAAAAATACTAGTCATAGACAATTACGATAGTTTTACTTACAATTTAGTACATTATTTAGAAGATTTAGATTGTGAAGTAACCGTTTACAGAAACGATGAATTTGATATTGATGAGATTGCTATTTTCGACAAAATTTTACTTTCACCAGGACCTGGTATCCCTGATGAAGCAGGATTATTGAAAGAAGTGATCCAGAAATACGCTCCTACCAAAAGCATTTTTGGAGTATGCCTTGGTCAACAAGCCATAGGGGAAGTTTTTGGAGGAACCCTTTCTAATCTTGACAAAGTGTACCACGGCGTATCTACATTGGTAAAAACAGTTGTAGATGATGAGTTATTATTTGAAGGATTAGGAAACGAATTTGAAGTAGGTCGTTACCATTCATGGGTGGTTGATGCTAATTTACCTGATACTCTAGAAGCCACCTCATTTGATGAAAATGGTCAAGTAATGTCATTAAGACACAAAACATATGATGTTCGTGGCGTACAATTTCATCCAGAAAGTGTCCTAACACCAAATGGAAAAAAAATGTTGGAGAATTGGATTAAAAGTTAA